The genomic DNA CTCCGGTGTGTCCTTGAAATTTCAGTGTCAACAGTGTCTTCTCAAACCAGGACAGAGGACGACACATGCCACTAGACACTGAGGCAAACTGAGAGCCTCCGCATTTGGCTGAGTAAATGGAAGGCGTAAATACAGGAGAGGGTAAATACAGGTTTTGTACAGGAAGGAAGCCACGTTGAACTGGCTGAACTGAAGTGTTAGTGCAGTGGTGTGTGGATGGGAGAGATTGAATGTGATTAGGACATCCAgctgcagtgtttgtgtgtgtgttacaagagggagagagatgggtcaaTAAAACTCAACCATGAAGTTTGACAAACAATAAGATCATTTAGAGAAGCTGTTATTTAGTGTCATTCAGGACAAACATACTCTTCTCTTGGTTGCAGACTCCGTAATGCACACATTTTCATCTTATTTTCTACCTCTCCTCATATTCTCTAAATTTCTTCGAAGACGTCAGCATGACGTCAAAACGACGGTCACCTGTTCGTATCCTGTACAATGGATTAAAGTGAGCTAAATTAAATACATCTCTGCTTTTTATGAATCTCTGAATTTGTCCTTTTGGAAAGGTTTCTTGATAAGCCCTTTTCATgatttttgtcattgttgttgagCACCCCTCCTTTCCTTTGTATGCTGAAGCATGAAGGCCCACCTGAACTCTCAATTTTCTGGAGATAAACTACATTGGACAGATTATGCCCGGTTTGGTTAATCTCCCAGACATTTATACTACTGCATAAGCATGTAGCTAATTCCTTTTCAGAATAATTTTTTTCCGTGGGGGTAAAGTCAAGGTGTTGATTTAATTATATGAAGTGACATTGGAATGCGAGGAGTGTTTCAGCCCCTGTAAGTAACTTCGTAATGTCAATAAACAGAGGAGGTCCAAGCCTGACTTTTGAagagtgttttttttcttcttctcataGTCATAGACAAAGGCCcccgtccagaaacaacccccagccTCTACAAGGCACAGGTAGATCAGAAAGGATTGGATGGGTATAACCAATATGTTCCTCCTAGCTAGCCTGTCTGAGGGAAAGGTGGAGCTACAACCATTTTGTTTCTCCCAGCTAGCCTATctgagggttaggtttagaataagggttacgtttagggttaggataagggttaaggttagggtttgtaTATAGTTAGCTTAAATGTTACTAATAGTCTGTAGATAGTATGTAGAGCATCTatagatggactatccaaataaagtttTACCCTACAACCATattacaggtttttagaaatgtttgccaatttatacaaaataaaaaacagataccctatttatgtaagtattcagaccctttgctatgaggctagaaattgacctcaggtgcatcctgtttccattgatcatccttgagatgtgccctttccatgatttggaaagacacacgcctgtctacatacagttgaagtcgaaagtttacatacacttaggttggagtcattaaaacttgtttttcaaccactccacaaatttcttgttaacaaactatagttttggcaagtcggttaggacatctactttgtacattaCACAAGTAaatattccaacaattgtttgcagacagattatttcacttattattcactgtatcacaattccagtgggtcagaagttaacatacactaaattgactgtgcctttaaacattatgtcatggctttagaagcttctgataggctaattgacatcattttagtcaattggaggtgtacctgtggatgtatttcaaggcctaacttcaaactcattgcctccttgcttgacatcatgggaaaatcaaaagaaatcagccaagacctcagaaagaaaattgtagacctccacaagtctggacgcgttctgtctcctagagatgacaacaacagcaaaggaccttgtgaaaatgctggaggaaacgggtacaaacatatctatatccacagtaaaatgagtcctatatagacataacctgaaaggtcgctcagcaaggaagaagccactgctccaaaaccgccataaaaaagccagagtgcagtttgcaactgcacatggggacaaatatcgtgctttttgaaatgtcctctggtctgatgaaacaaaaatataactgtttgtccataatgaccatcgtcatgttttgaggaaaaaagtgggaggcttgcaagccgaagaacaccatcccaaccgtgaagcatggggtggcagaatcatgttgtgggggtgctttgctgcaggagggactggtgcacttcacaaaatagatggcatcatgaagtaggaaaattatgtgtatatattgaagcaatatctcaagacatcagacatcagtcgcaaatgggtcttccaaatagacaatgaccccaagcatacttccaaggttgtggcaaaatggcttaaggacaacaaagtcaaggtattggagcggcCATCATAAAGCCCCGAACTCAATCctctagaaaatttgtgggcaaaactgaaaatgtgtgtgtaagcaaggaggacttcaaacctgactcagtaaaaccagctctgtcaggaatgggccaacattgcttgtggaaggctacctgtaacatttgacccaagttaaaccatttaaaggcaatgctaccaaatactagttgagtgtatgtaaacgtctgacccactgggaatgtgatgaaagaaataaaacctgaaataaatcattctctcttctattattctgacatttcacattgttaaaataaagtggtgatcctaactgacctaagacaggggatttttatgaggaataaatgtcaggaattgtgaaaaactgagttttaatgtatttagctaaggtgtatgtaaacttctgacttcaactgtaaggtcccacagttgacagtgcatgtcagagtaaaaaccaaaccatgaggtcaaaggaattgtccgtagagctccgagacaggattgtgtcgaggcacagatatggggaagagtaccaacacatttctgcagcattgaaggtccccaagaacacagtggcttccatcattcttaaatggattaagtttggaactaccaagactcttcctagatctggctgcccggccaaactgagcaatcggggagaagggccttgggcagggaggtgaccaggaacccgatggtcactctgacagagttcctctgtggagatgggagaaccttccagaaggacaaccatctctgcatcattccaacaaccaggcctttatggtagagtggccagacggaaaccactcagtaaaaaggcagatgacagtccgcttggattttgccaataggcacctaaagactcagaccatgagaaacaagattatctggactgatgaaaccaagattaaactcttttgcctgaatggCAAGCCTCACgcctggtggaaacctggcaccatccctgcggtgaaagagggtggtggcagcatcttgctgCGGGGATGTTTTCCAGCAGCAAGGACTGGTAGATGagtcaagattgagggaaagatgaacggagcaaagtacagagagatccttgatgaaaacctgctccagagtgctcaggacctcagactagggtgaaggtttaccttccaacaagacagtgaccctaagcacacagccaagacaacgcaggagtggcttcggaacaagtctctgaatgtccttgagtgcaccagccagagcccggaattgaacccgatcgaacatctctggagtgacctgaaaatagcagcaacgctccccttccaacctgacagagcttgagaggatctgcagagaagaattggagaaactctccaaatacaggtgtgccaagcttatagcgtcatacccaagaagactcaaggctgtaatcgctggcaaaggtgcttcaacaaagtactgagtaaacggtctgagtacttatgcaaatgtgatatcagtttaaAAAAATTATGCATTAAccacattttctaaaaaccttatttttctttgtcattatggggtattgtgtgtagattgacgaggaaaacaactatttaattcattttcgaataagtaatgtaacaaaatgtggaaaagtcaagaggtctgaatactttccgaatgcactgtacatgaagTGCCATAGGGGTTAGTTCTGGAGCCAACACTCTTTTAGTTCTGGAGCCAACACCATTTAGTTACTGAGCCAAACTCCATTAGTTCCTGAGCCAAACTTCTTTAGTTCTGGAGACAACACCATTTAGTTACTGAGCCAAACTCCATTAGTTCCTGAGCCAAACTTCTTTAGTTCTGGAGACAACACCATTTAGTTACTGAGACAAACTCCATTAGTTCCCGAGCCAAACTTCTTTAGTTCTGGAGACAACACCATTTAGTTACTGAGACAAACTCCATTAGTTCCCGAGCCAAACTTCTTTAGTTCTGGAGACAACACCATTTAGTTACTGAGACAAACTCCATTAGTTCCCGAGCCAAACTTCTTTAGTTCTGGATCAAACACTATTTAGTTCCTGAGCCAAACTCATTTAGGTCTGGAGCCAAAACACTTTAGTTCTGGAGACAAAACATTTTAGTTCTGGAGACAAAACCCTTTATAGATTGTTCAGCGCTTGTGCTCAGCCTCCTGACATGACATATTTTTGGTGTTCTCCAGATCAGTTTCCTGTCTCCTATCTAATGAGGTACAATGTTGAAACTTGTTCATGTGTTAACATGTTAAAATATGTCAATGTGTTCAGTGACATGGATATAAAAATGTATCCCCGAGCAATAACCACTTGCCATCTCATTTCCTACTCTCCTCAAGCTCAATTAACTGTTAAACCACACTGAGCCATCTACCATTTGTGTCAGTGTCTGGAATCCTCTCCTCTTTTACAGCTGGAGCAGTCGACGGTGCAGGTGACCCACCAGGGTCGGCGGGAGCTGCTGGAGGACGCCTGCCGCTCATACACGCGCAAGCGTCGCGTGCTCATCCCCGAGGACCTCAAGCACGTCATTGTGGATGACCAGCACGGCCTGCTCTACTGCTACGTGCCCAAGGTGGCCTGCACCAACTGGAAGCGTGTCCTAATGGTCCTGACAGGCGCCGCTGGCCCCCACCGCGACCCCCTCGCCATCCCCGCCAACGAGGCCCACGTGCCTGGCAACCTGCGCACCCTCTCTGAGTATTCCACCTCTCAGATCAACCAGCGGCTGCGCTCCTACCTGAAGTTTGTGTTTGTGCGTGAGCCCTTTGAGCGGCTCGTTTCAGCTTACCGCAACAAGTTCACACGCAGCTACAACACGGCCTTCCACAAGCGCTACGGCACCAAGATCATCCGCCGGCACCGGCCCAACCCCCAGGCCGAAGCACTGGAGCGGGGAGACGACGTCTCCTTCGAGGAGTTTGTGTACTACCTGGTGGACCCGGCCACACAGCGCGAGGAGCCCTTCAACGAGCACTGGGAGCGTGTGCACTCGCTGTGCCACCCCTGCCTCATCCACTACGACGTGGTGGGCAAGTACGAGACGCTGGAGCAGGACTCCCGCTACGTGCTGCAGCTGGCTGGGGTGGAGGGCCAGGTGACTTTCCCTGCCTCGGCCAAGAACACCAGGACTACGGGAGACATGGCCGCTCAGTTCTTCAACAACATCAGACCCTTCTATCAGAAGAAGCTGTATAACCTCTACCACATGGACTTCCTGCTGTTCAACTACTCCACGCCAGAGTACCTGACATTTTGATGACGTTAGGCTTCTTAGGAGGAGCCTTAGTTTGAACCATCTATCATAAGCACTACGTAGTAGTTGGAACGTAGTAGTTGGAAGCGTGACATTGTGCCCGGCCCCACTAGCTTATTACTTGTGATGTATAGCTGATGTCAGCTATTCTGGCGGCTTTTAACAGCTGTTGCTTATAACAACATTATGTATAACCTCTGACAGAGGGTTCAAAAGAAGTGGTACAGACACTTTTAACATGGGTCCTGGGACTCTTCAAAGCACAGGTATGTTTTACGGAGAGGACTAACCTGATGAAATCTAAGGAACTAAAGATATCTTTCATATCAAAAGTGAGAGTGGCTTTAAGATGAGACAACGGGGAATGGACACTTAAGATGAAGATGTTGTACTGTTAGCAATGAGCCAATGGAGATTAAATGATTGCCTCTGTATGTGTAAAATGCACCTCAAGTGCACATTAACTCAAAATGACCAAACTTTGACACCACCAACAAACTTTGgttacaattattattttttctttcaAAGTTTATTTTGTCACCACCATTCTACAGTAAGACTAAAAGGAACGCAAGCTATCTGAAGTAATAGGGGTGCTGAAAGTATCTCTATCAGTGCCTTTGAGTGGGCCTTATGACTTAAAGGTGTATGACATCCTCTGGAAATGTGACATCAGTGTTTTCCTTATACTGTAGAGAGTTGACTCTCATTGGACGGTTTATTTATTGTGATATTTGTGTCCCAGTGTCAACAAACTGCAGATAGAGCACACATTTAGACATTAGGAATAACTACCATAACATCAGACAGTCAAATAAACACATCTaagcagtttgtgtgtgtctgtgtctggaatGCTGGCGTAGCAGTCAACACAAAGGGTAAGAATCCATCTGTGCAATATGTTGAATTTACTGTGTATGTTTGAAATATTAAGGTCAAAGCATGCAGTTTTATAGGTCCTGTGAACAAAGGTATGAGAAGAGAGCCCTTTCACTGCATTCAAAACAGAGTTGTGTCCAATTATATAGGCGATAGTTTTATCAGTCTTGATGTCAATACTCTTCACATTATGCTAGTACCAACAGTGACCCTTCTGGAGACTTGGACACCTGTCTGATAAAGTCTACCTAAGACAAGGCTGCAACATGGGGCTTACTTTGATAGTTCAGTGAAACTGCATTTGTTGGCAGTGGCTAGTTTAACAAAACCAAAAGTGTGTAATGCTGTCCCTCCTTGTCCACAAACCCCTTtcaaggtaaataaataaatatcgtAACATGTCATTTTTttccaaactatccctttaagtaaaAGTCTAGCCATTTGTCATAGGCTTCACTTAATCTGGATACCTGCCATGTTCTCTGACACAATGTCAACACGGCACTTCTACAGTATGTGCTCCACAGCCAAGAGACACGAACCTTGACCCCGACACGGTTCTATCCCTACAGCACGGGCATCGCTTTATGAAATCTGTGGTTTTGGTAATGTTTtaccgtgtgtgtgagagaaataaCTGTTGGGGTGATCAGCACAGGTatttatgccccccccccccccccccccccccccgtagcaGAAGATCGGCCTGGGTACCGTGGTGTTGAAATGCAGGGTTGTCACAAGGACGTGTTTGAATGTTGCTGGTGGTGAGGTCACATTTTATTGATCTGTTTTGTAAAATCACATGACATGCATTGATTCTACTGTAAGATATGTGGGGTCATAAAATGGAAGACAGGCATTGTATGTGAATGGTTTTACTCCAACAATGGAATACATTGATACAAATTGGGTTACTAAAATAAGAGCAAGTGAGCAAGTGCTCTCTAGGTACAATCTGACTATTGTTAACACAGTAACATACATACTAAGTCAACATGTGTCCTGTACAATTGAAAACATGATTCTAACTGTTGAAATCTTTGGTGAAAGTTATATTGTTTGTGTCATTGCAGAGCATCAAAGATGCTGTTTTTAAAAGTATATATTAATTGACTTAAAAGGCCCCACATGACTCCCGTAGTTTGTACAGTAATGGTTTGGAGGCACAAATGAAAATAGCAGTGGTCGATCATTGAAATTGTGACACATGGATTAATCCCATGTCCTCTATTGGTTTATAGTGTGTTTATCCCGTGAGTGCATTAGTACATTTATTGTGACTAAACTCACAAGTGAACCATTTTTGAGCATGAGGATAAATGTATAGACAGTCAGCAAACAAACAAGCGCAGACAATATTATTGCTTTAGTACAGTGCATTTACCATTTTACCATTAAAGCGTTTAAAGCGTTCACATCTCAACAGGTAGCTTCTATGTGGTAACTGGGCGCTGAAAGACTGTCGAGCTACAGTATACAGGTACTCCCTTAGCAGCATTCATTTCTTAAGCCCTGTtgatacctggttctaacatgacGCCTTTTCCCTGATCttttccacattctgattgtgtaGACTTTTAAAAGACGCATTGTGATCAGATCTTATAAGTGTAAATGGACAAGATCAGGACGAAGGACGCATGTTAATGGCAGGCATAAACAGGGCTGCTGTGGAGCCAAGAGACCGTATGTGAAGTCAAGCTTGGTGGTTGTCGGAGGCCTGTGAAACTACAGTGTGTAGGCCACGTTGTTATATCTTAATTTCAGTCGCACTAGACATGGTGGGCTGGTATAGATTGAATGGCCCTGAAGCTCAGGGCCAGGAAGCCGGTCCCCAACAGATCCCCCAGAGCCGTGAGGTACGGGATAGAGTAGTTATCCGGGTCCAGCCCCCTCCGCCACATCCAGCGCACCATCAGGTCAGCCAGGTACAGCAGTATCACAACCTGTGAATCAGTTGACAGCACGATGAGTAACCCACTAGTGCAGGTAACTGAGGGAAGTTGGACTGTGCAGAAGCTGTAATACAATGTCCCTTTCACCCTGGGAAAGATGTATAGGCCATGTTCAATAGCTTCTCTGTTATACTGTCTAGTAACATCCCATTATTATGTAGATTACTGGCAACCCACACTGTATGTGAACAAGTAAAAAGAAGTTGAGGTCATGTGAACAATAAACATTAAGGGCAAAAACGCGTACATGGTTCACACTGTctgtatacatttatttttgaaGTATCTAAAAAGTTGCTAATGACACCACAGGTCATATCAACTCTGAAAAATATGTTTAATCTGGTAAGTAGCAGGACTAAAACACTGGGCTGGTGTTCTACAGATGTATCAGCATTTTCATCTATGTGTGGTTTGAATTGCAGCGCCAGAGTTTGGCAAGAGGGCTGAAAACAGTAAATCTTTTATTAACATTTCTACTAAGACCGTTGTTTATATCGGCAATGGCTCTCGTAGTGTAAAACTATGATTTACTCGACCCAAACCCTCAATGTGTGAGATCCAAACAAAAGAGAGGCGTAGTATTAAAAGGAACATCTGTCCTTGAAATGGACATAgactatccggaaggccaaagttagttactttaaggagcagttttctctctgtgggtctaaccccaagaagttctggaaaacggttaaagacctggagaataaaccttcctcctcacagctgcccacgTCTCTTAAAGTTGATGTTGTGGTTGTTATTGATGTGGTGGTGGTTTAAtgaccacttcattaagtcaggattcctatttgactcagccatgc from Oncorhynchus clarkii lewisi isolate Uvic-CL-2024 chromosome 7, UVic_Ocla_1.0, whole genome shotgun sequence includes the following:
- the LOC139413825 gene encoding carbohydrate sulfotransferase 11-like, with protein sequence MRKPKVNRMVLATCLGCFIMVIFYFQSNLKPASAQGSGRSSGQGKSWRSPLQMLYDSDQLEQSTVQVTHQGRRELLEDACRSYTRKRRVLIPEDLKHVIVDDQHGLLYCYVPKVACTNWKRVLMVLTGAAGPHRDPLAIPANEAHVPGNLRTLSEYSTSQINQRLRSYLKFVFVREPFERLVSAYRNKFTRSYNTAFHKRYGTKIIRRHRPNPQAEALERGDDVSFEEFVYYLVDPATQREEPFNEHWERVHSLCHPCLIHYDVVGKYETLEQDSRYVLQLAGVEGQVTFPASAKNTRTTGDMAAQFFNNIRPFYQKKLYNLYHMDFLLFNYSTPEYLTF